In Arthrobacter sp. CDRTa11, one DNA window encodes the following:
- a CDS encoding MOSC domain-containing protein produces MTATYRYDVEVLHLLVSPAHAYFGRAHEGAADVPTADAEQAELVAGKGIVGDRFFGKAAHMDAAVTLFAVEALEAIAAELGTAPLDPLLTRRNVVLRGVQLAPLLGQEFSLESRGDVVRLKAGRPANPCAWMDHMLAPGAHKAMRGRGGVRCQVLSNGILHRGPAVLISPVPLEPALAGEPTLLRPSRLP; encoded by the coding sequence ATGACGGCAACCTACCGGTACGACGTTGAAGTCCTGCACCTCCTCGTCTCTCCTGCGCACGCCTACTTCGGCCGGGCACATGAAGGGGCTGCGGATGTTCCGACCGCCGACGCCGAACAAGCGGAACTGGTGGCCGGCAAGGGCATCGTGGGTGACAGGTTCTTTGGCAAGGCCGCCCACATGGATGCCGCGGTCACCCTGTTCGCGGTGGAGGCCTTGGAAGCGATTGCCGCCGAGTTGGGGACGGCGCCTCTTGATCCGCTGCTGACCCGGCGCAATGTGGTCCTTCGCGGTGTGCAGTTGGCTCCGCTGCTTGGCCAGGAGTTCTCGCTGGAATCGCGCGGGGACGTGGTGCGGCTGAAGGCCGGACGTCCCGCCAACCCCTGCGCGTGGATGGACCATATGCTGGCCCCGGGAGCGCACAAGGCCATGCGCGGACGGGGCGGGGTGCGTTGCCAGGTGCTCTCAAACGGGATTCTCCACCGCGGCCCTGCGGTGCTGATCAGCCCTGTGCCGCTTGAGCCGGCGCTTGCCGGTGAGCCCACGCTGTTGCGGCCCTCGCGGTTGCCATAA
- a CDS encoding alkaline phosphatase PhoX, producing the protein MSLPLSRRNFLGAGASATALGFAFAGAGSLAPFARPANAATRNAFGYGTLVSDPKGILALPEGFSYNLLARSGQTATAEGFHPSDPDGIGVFDGPNGGSVLICNHENSGSEPFPVPVVEGITYDPGAKGGTSTILVDSDGNRISQYTSVAGTNNNCAGGISPWGTWLTCEETEARAGSGTNTKDHGYVFEVDPASRAANIGRSAIPLKFLGRYSHEAVAIDPATTQIYLTEDAGNPNGLYLRWTPPAGFIPGKGALHALAGSAGGDVAGQLHAMKCYRGSTHIKDLSEATEVGTRYKVEWVDVPDRDARTTSVRKQFTNDQITRARKLEGQWWGDGGAYFVSSFARNSDGSVNEHDGQVWLYEPATESITLTTIFGVNPDTEQLGHFDGPDNITVAPQGGLILAEDGDGVSHLVGVTDQGMSYPLARNEFNDSEFCGPAFSKDGKWLFANIQSPGFTLAITGPWTRPSNASTTAAN; encoded by the coding sequence ATGTCACTTCCCCTTTCCCGCCGCAATTTCCTGGGTGCCGGCGCCAGTGCCACTGCCTTGGGCTTCGCCTTCGCAGGCGCCGGAAGCCTGGCCCCCTTCGCCCGCCCTGCAAATGCCGCAACCCGCAACGCGTTCGGTTACGGCACACTCGTTTCGGACCCCAAAGGGATCCTTGCGCTGCCTGAAGGCTTCTCCTACAACCTGCTCGCCCGCTCCGGGCAGACCGCCACCGCTGAAGGATTCCATCCCTCCGATCCCGACGGCATCGGCGTTTTCGACGGTCCCAACGGCGGGTCCGTGCTGATCTGCAACCACGAAAACAGCGGCTCTGAGCCCTTCCCCGTCCCGGTCGTCGAGGGCATCACATATGACCCCGGAGCCAAGGGCGGCACGTCCACCATCCTTGTGGATTCTGATGGAAACCGCATCAGCCAGTACACCTCGGTGGCCGGAACCAACAACAACTGCGCCGGCGGCATCTCCCCGTGGGGCACCTGGCTGACGTGCGAGGAGACAGAGGCCCGCGCCGGCTCCGGAACCAACACCAAGGACCACGGCTACGTGTTCGAGGTTGACCCTGCCAGCAGGGCGGCCAACATTGGCCGCTCCGCCATTCCGCTGAAGTTCCTGGGCCGCTACTCACACGAGGCTGTGGCCATCGATCCCGCCACCACGCAGATCTACCTCACCGAAGATGCGGGCAACCCCAACGGCCTATACCTGCGCTGGACCCCGCCCGCCGGTTTCATCCCGGGCAAGGGTGCCTTGCACGCCCTCGCCGGATCCGCTGGCGGCGACGTTGCTGGGCAGCTTCACGCCATGAAGTGCTACCGCGGATCCACTCACATCAAGGACCTGTCCGAAGCCACCGAGGTAGGCACACGCTACAAGGTGGAATGGGTGGACGTCCCGGACCGCGATGCCCGCACCACCTCCGTCCGCAAGCAGTTCACCAATGACCAGATCACCCGGGCCCGCAAGCTCGAAGGGCAGTGGTGGGGCGACGGCGGCGCCTACTTTGTTTCCAGCTTCGCCCGGAACTCCGACGGTTCCGTTAACGAACACGACGGCCAGGTCTGGCTCTACGAGCCCGCCACCGAGAGCATCACGCTCACCACCATCTTCGGCGTCAACCCCGATACCGAGCAGCTGGGACACTTCGACGGTCCCGACAACATCACAGTCGCACCCCAGGGCGGCCTGATCCTGGCCGAGGACGGCGACGGCGTCTCCCACCTGGTGGGCGTTACTGACCAGGGGATGTCCTACCCACTGGCACGCAACGAATTCAACGACTCAGAGTTCTGCGGCCCGGCGTTCAGCAAAGACGGCAAATGGCTCTTCGCGAACATCCAGTCCCCCGGTTTCACGCTTGCCATCACCGGCCCTTGGACCCGCCCGTCCAACGCGTCCACTACAGCCGCTAACTGA
- a CDS encoding NAD-dependent succinate-semialdehyde dehydrogenase, translating into MSTGTTLDLTETRLFIGGEWIPSGTGATLPVINPATGEAIVHVSDASVQDGLAALNAACAAQDAWAATPARDRADILARTYQGILARRDDFARLIVDEMGKPWSEAQSEVDYGAGFFRWFAESAGRIHTEGQFGIEPGSNYHLAVSKRPVGPSLLITPWNFPLAMGARKIAPALAAGCTTILKPAVQTPLTSLLLAQVLEEAGVPAGVVNVVVTSNSRDLIGAIMNDERIRKISFTGSTQVGRVLLAQAAQNVMNTSMELGGNAPLIVFDDADLDAAIEGAYLAKLRNGGQSCVAANRIYVQSGIAAEFTKRFTERLAAVTVGNGHEPGTGLGPLIDDKQRATVHSLVTDAVAKGATCLTGGQIIDGPGYYYQPTVLTDIPANATIREEEIFGPVAAIYTFVTEGEAIAEANATPYGLASYVFTQDLARALRVADAIDAGMTGINRGLISNPAAPFGGTKQSGLGREGGIEGLEAYQETKYTGIQL; encoded by the coding sequence ATGAGTACTGGAACCACCCTGGATCTCACCGAAACCCGGCTGTTCATCGGCGGGGAATGGATACCATCGGGCACCGGCGCCACGCTGCCGGTTATCAACCCGGCCACCGGAGAAGCCATCGTGCACGTCTCCGACGCCTCCGTCCAGGACGGGCTGGCGGCACTGAACGCCGCCTGCGCCGCCCAGGACGCCTGGGCAGCAACACCGGCAAGGGACCGCGCCGACATCCTCGCCCGCACCTATCAGGGCATCCTCGCCCGCCGCGACGACTTCGCCCGCCTGATCGTGGATGAGATGGGCAAGCCCTGGTCCGAAGCCCAAAGCGAAGTGGACTACGGTGCCGGGTTCTTCCGCTGGTTCGCCGAATCCGCGGGCCGGATCCACACCGAGGGCCAGTTCGGCATTGAGCCGGGCTCCAACTATCACCTGGCCGTGTCCAAGCGCCCGGTGGGCCCGTCGCTGCTGATCACCCCGTGGAACTTTCCCCTCGCCATGGGCGCCCGCAAGATCGCGCCGGCCCTGGCCGCCGGCTGCACCACTATCCTCAAGCCCGCCGTCCAGACCCCGCTCACCTCCCTGCTGCTCGCCCAAGTCCTCGAGGAAGCAGGCGTCCCTGCCGGTGTCGTGAACGTCGTGGTGACAAGCAATTCCCGGGACCTGATCGGCGCCATCATGAACGATGAACGGATCCGGAAGATCTCCTTTACCGGCTCCACCCAAGTCGGCCGGGTGCTCCTGGCCCAAGCCGCGCAGAACGTCATGAACACCTCCATGGAACTCGGCGGGAACGCACCGCTGATCGTTTTCGACGACGCCGACCTCGACGCCGCCATCGAAGGTGCCTACCTCGCCAAGCTCCGCAACGGCGGCCAGTCCTGCGTCGCGGCGAACCGGATCTACGTCCAGTCCGGCATCGCGGCCGAGTTCACCAAACGGTTCACCGAACGCCTCGCCGCCGTCACCGTAGGCAACGGCCACGAACCCGGCACCGGCCTCGGACCACTGATCGATGACAAACAACGCGCAACCGTCCACAGCCTCGTCACCGACGCCGTGGCCAAGGGCGCCACCTGCCTCACAGGCGGCCAGATCATCGACGGCCCCGGCTACTACTACCAGCCAACCGTCCTCACCGACATCCCCGCCAACGCCACGATCAGGGAAGAGGAAATCTTCGGCCCGGTCGCGGCGATCTACACCTTTGTCACGGAGGGTGAAGCTATCGCCGAAGCGAACGCCACCCCCTACGGCCTGGCCTCTTACGTCTTCACCCAGGACCTCGCCCGGGCACTGCGCGTCGCCGACGCGATCGACGCCGGCATGACCGGAATCAACCGCGGACTCATCAGCAACCCCGCAGCCCCCTTCGGCGGCACGAAACAATCAGGCCTCGGCCGCGAAGGGGGCATCGAAGGCCTCGAGGCCTACCAGGAAACCAAATACACCGGCATCCAACTCTGA
- a CDS encoding SDR family NAD(P)-dependent oxidoreductase produces MRLDKTTALVTGANSGIGQAVCSHFRNEGARLLLTGRREQLDSAQPDDLYVPGDLNDEAFVESLARQAAESFGTVDVVVLNHGLQVTGPLTEMAYEDAKNVLHSNLLSSFLVMKHFAPLMPAAGGSFVLVSSRLGMVGMADQVLYSAAKGGLIMLAKGAAIEWASRNIRVNIVAPGLTATPIIEASIQRREDPEAYRAQREGQIPLQRLATPEEIADAILFLASKESSYITGATLPVDGGYTAF; encoded by the coding sequence TTGAGACTTGATAAGACCACGGCCCTGGTGACCGGGGCCAACAGCGGAATAGGGCAGGCGGTATGTTCGCACTTCCGTAACGAAGGCGCCCGGCTGCTGCTCACCGGCCGCAGGGAGCAGCTCGACAGCGCCCAGCCCGATGACCTGTACGTCCCCGGAGACCTTAACGACGAGGCGTTCGTCGAAAGCCTCGCCCGCCAGGCGGCCGAGTCATTCGGCACCGTGGACGTCGTCGTCCTCAACCACGGCCTGCAGGTCACCGGCCCGCTCACCGAGATGGCGTATGAGGATGCGAAGAACGTGCTGCATAGCAACCTGCTCAGCTCCTTTTTGGTGATGAAGCACTTCGCGCCGCTGATGCCCGCAGCGGGTGGCTCGTTCGTCCTCGTCAGCTCACGCCTCGGCATGGTGGGCATGGCCGATCAGGTCCTGTACTCCGCGGCCAAGGGAGGCCTGATCATGCTCGCCAAGGGCGCGGCGATCGAATGGGCCTCACGCAACATCCGCGTCAACATCGTCGCACCGGGTCTGACCGCCACCCCGATCATCGAAGCATCAATCCAGCGCAGGGAGGACCCCGAGGCCTACCGGGCCCAGCGCGAAGGCCAGATCCCGCTCCAGCGCCTGGCCACCCCCGAAGAAATCGCCGACGCCATCCTCTTCCTCGCGTCGAAGGAGTCCTCCTACATCACCGGAGCGACCCTCCCGGTAGACGGCGGATACACCGCCTTCTAG
- a CDS encoding alanine racemase, which yields MNRIQSALEALLERIDTPSPIILADVMQENIDRMQAFADAQNLDVRPHVKTHKCVEIGRRQVKAGAAGITVGNVGEAEVFAAAGFDDIFLAYPVWAAGTKGPRIRKLAETTRLRVGVDNVAAINALADAMGDNPELLQVVIEVDCGARRSGAPAEAAGELALAARNRGLVPAGVFTYPGHGSAGPDARKRAAVDQDAALVTAVRSLSAVGITPAVVSAGSTPTVEFATNSVITEIRPGEYVFNDLNNTRLGACTEDQIALFVAGTVVSDWVPDQVMVDIGTKALGREGSAEIGYGGISGTTAVLSRLNEYHGFLPLPSGDFRPGVGTVLPVVPNHVCPVVVNFEEYIVTDSTGTTLERWPVDARGFLN from the coding sequence GTGAACCGCATTCAATCAGCACTCGAGGCTCTCCTCGAACGGATCGATACCCCCTCACCAATCATCCTGGCCGACGTCATGCAGGAGAACATCGACCGCATGCAGGCCTTCGCCGACGCCCAGAACCTGGACGTCAGGCCGCACGTCAAGACGCACAAGTGCGTGGAAATCGGTCGGCGCCAGGTCAAGGCCGGGGCGGCCGGAATCACCGTAGGCAATGTGGGTGAGGCCGAGGTCTTCGCCGCGGCCGGGTTCGATGACATCTTCCTCGCCTACCCGGTCTGGGCTGCCGGGACGAAAGGGCCGCGGATCCGTAAACTGGCCGAGACCACGCGGCTGCGGGTCGGCGTCGACAACGTTGCGGCGATCAACGCCCTCGCCGACGCGATGGGGGACAACCCTGAACTGCTGCAGGTCGTGATCGAGGTGGATTGCGGTGCCCGTCGCTCGGGGGCTCCTGCCGAGGCCGCGGGCGAGCTCGCTCTCGCCGCGCGCAACCGGGGCCTGGTCCCGGCTGGCGTCTTTACCTACCCGGGCCACGGCAGCGCCGGTCCGGACGCACGCAAGCGTGCCGCAGTGGACCAGGATGCCGCGCTCGTCACGGCAGTCCGCAGCCTCAGCGCAGTGGGGATCACTCCGGCGGTGGTCAGTGCCGGTTCCACTCCCACCGTGGAGTTCGCCACCAACAGCGTCATCACCGAGATCCGTCCCGGCGAATACGTGTTCAACGATCTGAACAACACCAGGCTCGGTGCCTGCACGGAGGATCAGATCGCGCTGTTCGTCGCCGGGACGGTGGTCAGCGACTGGGTCCCGGATCAGGTCATGGTCGATATCGGCACCAAAGCCCTCGGCCGTGAAGGCAGCGCAGAGATTGGCTACGGCGGCATTTCCGGCACTACGGCCGTGCTGTCCAGACTGAACGAATACCACGGGTTCCTCCCGCTTCCCTCCGGGGACTTCCGCCCGGGCGTCGGGACAGTGCTTCCGGTGGTGCCCAACCATGTCTGTCCCGTGGTGGTCAATTTCGAGGAGTACATCGTCACCGACAGCACGGGCACGACGCTGGAACGGTGGCCTGTCGATGCCCGGGGGTTCCTCAACTGA
- a CDS encoding RidA family protein: MTITNVGPASDRLRALGLELPVLADNPYYVDHRAVDSSIHISGQLPYKDGELLGTGIVGRDVDLETAQELARHAALNCLAAAVQAVGDLDRVRIVQMLVFVASTPDFGLQSRVAQAASELLIEVLGENGRHARTAIGVAGLPRVSPVEIQMICTEA; the protein is encoded by the coding sequence ATGACTATCACTAACGTCGGCCCGGCTTCGGATCGGCTCCGGGCCCTCGGCCTGGAGTTGCCCGTCCTCGCGGATAACCCCTACTACGTGGACCACCGGGCGGTGGACTCCAGCATCCACATCTCTGGCCAACTACCCTACAAGGACGGCGAGCTGCTGGGCACGGGCATTGTCGGCCGGGACGTGGACCTGGAAACCGCCCAGGAGCTCGCGCGCCATGCGGCGTTGAACTGCCTCGCCGCCGCTGTGCAGGCGGTGGGGGACCTGGACCGGGTCCGGATCGTGCAGATGCTGGTCTTCGTGGCAAGTACGCCGGACTTCGGCCTGCAGTCCCGGGTCGCCCAGGCTGCCAGTGAACTGCTCATCGAAGTGTTGGGCGAGAACGGGCGGCACGCCCGCACCGCGATCGGAGTCGCCGGGCTGCCGCGCGTCTCTCCAGTAGAGATCCAGATGATCTGCACCGAAGCGTAG
- the solA gene encoding N-methyl-L-tryptophan oxidase → MTDGKLAVIGLGTIGSMSLWQASRLSDEVVGFEAQVPAHGRSAVGGDTRLFRMLNLNPAFYPILQRSQRLWAELEEETGQDILLRCGGIYIGTENGSYIPQLLDSARTTGAAHEILSRAEMAERYPQHNLRSDDIGVFDPNGGALRTDRAVTAAISAAQANGATVHTNTPIDSITETADGVLITSGEKSWTFENVIVCSGGWSRRLLPESLQAHTQPNRVFLTWFVAKDPALFSPDRFPIFVRLSGDYSMYGAPAVDGATVKATLNFRPTPTDNPNAVPRELTPAEIAETTETVSEFFPGLYPNIVRSDAFPDLFTTDRNPILGRVDADSRIYCATGFSGGGFKMATGYGEIAAHEALGKEIFEDLDFLRPQRFITT, encoded by the coding sequence ATGACAGATGGAAAGCTGGCCGTCATCGGTCTCGGCACCATTGGCAGTATGTCCCTGTGGCAGGCCTCCCGCCTGAGCGACGAGGTAGTCGGCTTCGAAGCGCAGGTTCCTGCCCACGGCCGCAGTGCCGTGGGAGGGGACACCCGTCTGTTCCGGATGCTCAACCTCAACCCGGCCTTTTACCCGATCCTGCAGCGCTCCCAGCGTCTCTGGGCTGAGCTTGAGGAGGAGACCGGACAGGACATCCTCCTGCGCTGCGGCGGGATCTACATCGGCACCGAGAACGGCTCCTACATCCCTCAGTTGCTCGACTCGGCGCGGACCACCGGTGCCGCCCACGAGATTCTCTCCCGGGCTGAGATGGCCGAACGGTACCCGCAGCACAACCTGCGTTCGGACGACATCGGCGTGTTCGATCCCAACGGCGGCGCGTTGCGAACGGACCGGGCCGTCACGGCGGCGATTTCCGCGGCCCAGGCTAACGGGGCAACAGTCCACACCAACACCCCCATCGACAGCATCACCGAAACCGCCGACGGCGTCCTCATCACCTCGGGCGAGAAGTCCTGGACGTTCGAGAACGTGATCGTTTGCTCCGGCGGATGGTCCCGGCGGCTCCTGCCGGAGTCTCTGCAGGCGCACACCCAGCCGAACAGGGTCTTCCTTACGTGGTTCGTCGCGAAAGATCCCGCGCTCTTCTCCCCGGATCGGTTCCCCATCTTCGTCCGGCTCTCCGGAGACTACTCCATGTACGGTGCACCTGCAGTTGACGGGGCCACTGTCAAGGCAACGTTGAACTTCCGGCCAACCCCGACAGATAACCCCAATGCAGTTCCCAGGGAACTCACTCCGGCCGAAATCGCCGAGACGACCGAGACGGTGAGCGAGTTCTTCCCGGGCCTGTATCCGAACATCGTCCGGTCGGACGCGTTCCCGGACCTCTTTACCACCGACCGCAACCCGATACTCGGCCGTGTGGACGCGGACAGCAGGATCTACTGCGCCACAGGATTCTCCGGCGGCGGCTTCAAAATGGCCACCGGGTACGGGGAGATCGCCGCGCACGAGGCCCTGGGCAAGGAAATCTTCGAGGATCTCGACTTCCTTCGCCCGCAGAGGTTCATCACCACCTAG
- a CDS encoding amino acid ABC transporter ATP-binding protein, translated as MSNDGTILAQKIRKSFGAKTVLKDIDLEIASGEICCIIGPSGSGKSTVLRCINGLETVDSGVLKVNGEDFGYYETERAYHAHSTKKLAEQRTRVGMVFQSFNLFPNMTAHENIMSGPVLVKRADKKESAKRAHELLASVGLAGFGDYYPAQLSGGQQQRVAIARSLAMDPEIMLFDEPTSALDPEKVGEVLAVMKDLAKKGMTMVVVTHEMGFAREVADTLVFMDDGYIVERGDAREVLGNPQEPRTQSFLEKVL; from the coding sequence ATGAGTAACGACGGCACCATTCTTGCCCAGAAGATCCGCAAGTCCTTCGGAGCCAAAACAGTCCTGAAAGACATCGATCTGGAGATTGCCAGCGGCGAGATCTGCTGCATCATTGGCCCCAGCGGCTCGGGCAAGTCCACTGTCCTGCGCTGCATCAACGGCCTGGAAACAGTCGATTCGGGAGTTCTGAAGGTCAACGGCGAAGACTTCGGCTACTACGAAACCGAGCGCGCCTACCACGCCCACAGCACTAAGAAGCTGGCTGAGCAGCGCACCAGGGTGGGCATGGTCTTCCAGTCCTTCAACCTCTTCCCCAACATGACCGCGCACGAAAACATCATGTCCGGCCCCGTCCTGGTCAAGCGTGCTGATAAGAAAGAGTCAGCCAAGCGGGCGCACGAACTCCTCGCCAGCGTCGGCCTGGCCGGGTTCGGGGACTACTACCCGGCCCAGCTCTCCGGCGGGCAGCAGCAGCGTGTCGCGATCGCCCGCTCCCTGGCCATGGACCCGGAGATCATGCTCTTCGACGAGCCCACCTCCGCCCTGGACCCGGAAAAGGTCGGTGAAGTCCTGGCCGTTATGAAGGACCTCGCGAAGAAGGGCATGACCATGGTGGTGGTCACGCACGAAATGGGCTTTGCCCGCGAAGTTGCCGACACGCTGGTCTTCATGGACGACGGCTACATCGTCGAACGCGGCGACGCGCGCGAAGTCCTCGGCAACCCGCAAGAGCCCCGCACCCAGTCCTTCCTCGAGAAAGTGCTTTGA
- a CDS encoding amino acid ABC transporter permease yields MSSIDPALKPRLRLRTRSEYAWWIVSILVGIGILSSVVTNPNFKWGIVGKYFFAESILRGLMLTIFLTVASMALGTLLGLALAIMRSSKVKPIALAAGLYITLFRGTPVLVQLIFWFNIAALYPNLSIGIPFTDIGTAIDMNALMGPITAALVGLTLNEGAYMAEIIRGGFSSVGKGQIEAADSLGMSAGMRMRKVIIPQAMPSIIPATGNQVIGMFKGTSLVSVLGVAELLQSAQLIYARTFDTIPLLLVASLWYLVMTLLLSYPQSKLEEKYSRATSRLPRKAKKVVLTEPEEGNLR; encoded by the coding sequence ATGAGCAGCATCGATCCAGCCCTGAAGCCGCGGCTTCGGCTCCGGACCCGCTCCGAGTACGCGTGGTGGATTGTCAGCATCCTCGTCGGCATCGGGATCCTCAGCTCCGTCGTGACCAACCCCAACTTCAAGTGGGGCATCGTCGGGAAGTACTTCTTCGCAGAGTCGATCCTGCGCGGACTCATGCTCACGATCTTCCTTACAGTCGCGAGCATGGCCTTGGGAACGCTGCTGGGGCTGGCCCTGGCGATCATGCGGTCCTCCAAGGTGAAGCCGATCGCCCTGGCCGCCGGACTCTACATCACCCTGTTCCGTGGCACCCCCGTGCTGGTGCAGCTGATCTTCTGGTTCAACATCGCAGCCCTCTACCCGAACCTAAGCATCGGGATCCCGTTCACCGACATCGGCACCGCCATCGACATGAACGCCCTGATGGGCCCGATCACCGCGGCCCTGGTTGGCCTGACCCTCAATGAGGGCGCCTACATGGCCGAGATCATCCGCGGCGGGTTCTCCTCGGTCGGCAAGGGTCAGATTGAGGCCGCCGATTCCCTGGGCATGAGCGCCGGCATGAGGATGCGCAAGGTCATCATCCCGCAGGCGATGCCTTCGATCATCCCGGCCACCGGTAACCAGGTCATTGGCATGTTCAAGGGAACGTCGCTGGTCAGTGTGCTGGGTGTTGCCGAGCTGCTCCAAAGCGCCCAGCTGATCTACGCCCGCACCTTCGATACCATCCCGCTGCTGCTGGTCGCCAGCCTTTGGTACCTGGTGATGACCCTGCTGCTGAGCTACCCGCAGTCCAAGCTCGAAGAGAAATACTCCCGTGCAACTTCCCGGCTTCCCCGGAAGGCGAAAAAGGTTGTGCTGACAGAACCGGAAGAAGGTAACCTCCGATGA
- a CDS encoding ABC transporter substrate-binding protein produces MKTQNKVHTVAAALALLLTLNACGSAASGEPSATSTELGLRDISEGIQPDPKAVSLLPQSYKDKGELTVAADLHYPPTVFLAEDNQTPIGLNPDITRLIAKKLGVKVKFVDTKFDTIIPGLDGGRFDFTVSTMAKTDERLKVVDMIDYFKAGSSIGVNAGNPQKLTNETLCGKNVAVTQGSTGQLLRLPALNEMTCVSKGQPAINPVTLPNIQEALVQLHSKRIDAILYDTTALAWAQTKQPDSFTMLTPPLNVGGTGITAVALKKGSELTPAIQAAVQSILATPEYKDSLKTWGLEFGAITDAKLN; encoded by the coding sequence ATGAAGACACAAAACAAGGTCCATACCGTTGCGGCAGCACTTGCCCTCCTCCTTACCCTGAACGCCTGTGGCAGCGCTGCCAGTGGCGAACCTTCGGCCACATCCACCGAACTGGGCCTGAGGGACATCTCCGAGGGCATCCAGCCCGATCCGAAGGCTGTGAGCCTCCTGCCGCAGTCGTACAAGGACAAAGGCGAGCTCACGGTCGCCGCGGACCTGCACTACCCGCCGACGGTCTTCCTTGCCGAGGACAACCAGACCCCGATCGGCCTCAACCCGGACATCACCCGGCTCATCGCCAAGAAGCTCGGGGTGAAGGTGAAGTTCGTGGACACCAAGTTCGACACGATCATCCCGGGCCTGGATGGTGGCCGCTTCGACTTCACCGTATCGACCATGGCCAAGACGGACGAGCGGCTCAAAGTCGTGGACATGATCGACTACTTCAAAGCGGGCAGCTCCATCGGAGTGAACGCCGGAAACCCGCAGAAACTCACCAATGAAACCCTGTGCGGGAAGAACGTCGCCGTCACGCAGGGCTCGACCGGTCAGCTGTTGCGCCTCCCGGCCCTGAACGAGATGACCTGTGTCTCCAAGGGACAGCCGGCCATCAACCCCGTGACGCTGCCCAACATCCAGGAGGCCCTGGTCCAGCTGCACTCCAAGCGGATCGACGCCATCCTCTACGACACCACCGCGCTGGCGTGGGCACAGACCAAGCAGCCCGACTCCTTCACGATGCTCACCCCTCCGCTTAACGTCGGTGGAACCGGCATCACCGCTGTGGCCCTGAAGAAGGGCTCGGAGCTGACACCGGCTATCCAGGCAGCAGTCCAGTCCATCCTCGCCACCCCGGAATACAAGGATTCCCTCAAGACCTGGGGTCTCGAGTTCGGGGCCATCACCGACGCCAAACTCAACTAG
- the solA gene encoding N-methyl-L-tryptophan oxidase produces MSTTKKRVAVIGLGTAGSMSAWRLAARGAEVVGYEQFGIAHDRSAHAGESRIFRTAYFEDPEYVPLLRTAKSLWRELEGETGTELLALRGNLMLGDSSSQMGNVSDSIDKFGVDASVIPIEEARHRWPHHPFHEGDVVVLDREAGYLRPELAVLQAAARAQSLGAQLRTYTPVEGIEAKDDGVWVTAAGHSERYDHVVVTTGPWAAKLLPELAGLVDVRKAVSAWFVAKERGAFDPANFPCFIRTAPEEYYGLPAMDGNGLKLGLSGTVNRPVPDPDALDRTVPIDEVQAFRELVAQSFPALYPDPVRVAAYMEGYTPDGHGIVGPLGGGERLTVVTGLSGHGFKLAPALGEIAADYVLNGSSHNTIPLLSPERFLAVPTSSTNQHH; encoded by the coding sequence ATGAGCACCACCAAGAAGCGCGTCGCCGTTATCGGCCTCGGCACCGCCGGCAGCATGTCCGCCTGGCGCCTCGCGGCGCGGGGCGCAGAGGTCGTCGGGTACGAGCAGTTCGGAATCGCTCACGACCGGAGCGCCCACGCGGGCGAATCCCGCATCTTCCGTACCGCGTACTTCGAAGACCCGGAATACGTGCCGCTGCTCCGCACCGCCAAATCACTGTGGCGTGAGCTCGAGGGCGAGACAGGAACCGAACTGCTCGCCCTCCGCGGCAATCTCATGCTGGGGGACTCCTCGTCGCAGATGGGGAACGTCAGTGACTCCATTGACAAGTTCGGGGTTGATGCCTCTGTCATTCCGATCGAAGAGGCGCGCCACCGCTGGCCGCACCACCCCTTCCATGAGGGCGACGTCGTCGTCCTTGACCGCGAAGCCGGCTACCTGCGCCCCGAGCTGGCCGTCCTGCAAGCCGCCGCCCGGGCCCAGTCGCTGGGCGCGCAACTGCGCACCTACACCCCCGTGGAGGGGATCGAGGCCAAGGACGACGGCGTCTGGGTCACCGCTGCCGGCCACAGCGAGCGTTATGACCACGTCGTGGTTACCACCGGCCCCTGGGCCGCGAAGCTGCTCCCCGAACTTGCGGGGCTAGTTGACGTTCGCAAGGCGGTCTCTGCATGGTTCGTCGCAAAGGAACGCGGAGCCTTTGATCCGGCCAACTTCCCGTGCTTCATCCGCACGGCTCCTGAAGAGTATTACGGGCTGCCCGCGATGGACGGTAACGGGCTGAAGCTTGGCCTGTCCGGCACCGTGAACCGGCCGGTCCCTGACCCCGACGCCCTTGACCGGACGGTTCCGATCGACGAAGTCCAGGCATTTAGGGAACTCGTCGCGCAATCCTTCCCGGCCCTCTACCCGGACCCGGTCCGTGTCGCTGCCTACATGGAGGGTTACACCCCTGATGGGCACGGGATTGTCGGGCCGCTCGGTGGCGGGGAGCGCCTTACCGTCGTCACGGGGCTGTCCGGACACGGGTTCAAGCTCGCACCGGCGCTCGGGGAAATTGCCGCGGACTACGTCCTCAACGGCTCCAGCCATAACACCATCCCGCTCCTGAGCCCCGAGCGGTTCCTTGCAGTGCCAACCTCGTCGACGAACCAACACCACTGA